The following coding sequences lie in one Flavobacterium sediminis genomic window:
- a CDS encoding ParA family protein — protein MKILTFYNHKGGVSKTSTTFNVAHLLAEKGKKVLVVDADPQCNITELLIGDLIAEYDEKMESTGKENEIPGTTLLNILSPRISGDIPEVDISKIENVKVKEKLFLIRGDVQLSSIEDALSESHQQRFSTKIHEKRTYVAIGDFLTRYGLKNSFDYIFIDVGPSSGSLTRSCFLSCDCFFVPVAPDRFNIQAIKTLSLIIDRWIGEHDKVVSDFKALGLPVKEGKPKFLGTIPQHYKLLKGKPKPGYKLWMDRLPKTVIDNLFPILKKYSTQTNDLTNGLNEDTISTPSIPDFQSLAPLMQEFCVPVYAVKQSMTASITEKGGQWGGGTWDDATRRMSEFKSMFEKIIDRIN, from the coding sequence ATGAAAATATTAACTTTTTATAATCATAAAGGAGGTGTTTCTAAAACATCAACGACCTTTAATGTGGCTCATCTATTAGCTGAAAAAGGTAAAAAAGTATTAGTTGTAGATGCTGATCCTCAATGTAATATCACCGAGTTACTTATTGGTGATCTAATAGCTGAATATGATGAAAAAATGGAATCAACAGGTAAAGAAAATGAAATACCAGGAACAACATTATTGAATATTTTATCCCCAAGAATTAGTGGTGATATTCCAGAAGTTGATATAAGTAAGATTGAAAATGTAAAGGTAAAAGAAAAACTCTTTTTAATACGTGGAGATGTTCAGCTAAGCAGCATTGAAGATGCTCTTTCAGAGTCTCATCAACAGCGATTCTCAACAAAAATCCATGAGAAAAGAACATATGTTGCAATTGGAGACTTCCTAACTAGGTATGGTCTTAAAAATTCATTTGATTATATTTTTATAGATGTCGGTCCGAGTTCTGGTTCATTAACGAGAAGTTGTTTTCTCTCATGTGATTGTTTTTTTGTTCCAGTTGCACCAGACAGATTCAACATACAAGCAATAAAAACATTATCTTTAATAATTGATCGATGGATCGGTGAACATGATAAGGTAGTATCCGATTTTAAAGCTTTAGGCTTACCTGTCAAAGAAGGTAAACCTAAATTTTTAGGTACAATACCACAGCATTACAAATTATTAAAAGGAAAACCAAAACCAGGTTACAAATTATGGATGGACAGACTTCCAAAAACAGTAATTGACAATTTATTCCCTATTCTTAAAAAATATTCTACTCAAACTAATGATTTAACAAATGGTCTGAATGAAGATACAATTTCAACTCCTTCAATTCCCGATTTTCAAAGTTTAGCCCCCTTGATGCAAGAATTTTGTGTCCCCGTATATGCAGTTAAACAATCAATGACTGCCTCTATTACTGAAAAAGGAGGGCAATGGGGTGGTGGAACTTGGGACGATGCTACTAGACGCATGAGTGAATTTAAATCAATGTTTGAAAAAATAATTGACCGTATAAACTAA